In the Chroococcidiopsis sp. SAG 2025 genome, one interval contains:
- the petN gene encoding cytochrome b6-f complex subunit PetN gives MDAILTLGWVGLLVTFTWSIAMVVWGRNGL, from the coding sequence ATGGACGCTATTTTGACACTGGGTTGGGTTGGATTGCTGGTAACTTTTACTTGGTCTATTGCTATGGTCGTTTGGGGTCGTAACGGACTGTAA
- a CDS encoding alkaline phosphatase D family protein: MTNNKLQRRELLLGTAALAAGTIASQWQTKTAIAKPKFSQYPFKLGVASGDPLPESVVIWTRLAPDPLEGGGMPAESVVVQWQVADDENMRQIVQQGEAIATPELAHAIHVEVEGLQPGRWYWYRFQAGDAESPIGRTRTTAALNEALGQLTFAFASCQDWQNGYYTAHQNLAKEDVELVVFLGDYIYDGGSRTDSVRSHRTPAAVSLADYRNRYALYKTDPSLQAAHAAFPWIVTWDDHEVQNNYAGDRSSFGDSPSAFGRRRAAAYQAYYEHMPLRRDRVPQGSRLQLYRRFTFGDLAEFNILDTRQYRTQQPCGGGFKSRCQEAFAANATMMGHQQEQWLFRGLTRSAARWNILAQQTVLAQFDVDPRSRSELFNLDQWDGYVEARQRLLKFLAQRQPANPIVITGDVHSSWVHDLKLDFKNPNSPTVGTEFVGTSISSNFPKQFIPTATIAMSRNPHTKFFNGTYRGYVRCHLTRDRLVTNYRIVSTIRQPEASVRTLASFVVENGELGVRS; the protein is encoded by the coding sequence ATGACGAATAACAAATTGCAGCGGCGGGAGTTGCTGCTTGGTACAGCGGCTTTGGCGGCTGGAACGATCGCGAGTCAGTGGCAGACAAAAACGGCGATCGCGAAACCGAAATTCTCCCAGTATCCGTTTAAGTTGGGCGTAGCTTCCGGCGATCCGCTGCCAGAGAGTGTCGTCATTTGGACTCGCCTCGCACCCGATCCGCTTGAAGGTGGCGGGATGCCTGCCGAATCGGTTGTCGTCCAGTGGCAAGTGGCAGATGATGAAAATATGCGGCAAATCGTCCAGCAGGGAGAAGCGATCGCCACTCCAGAACTCGCCCACGCCATCCACGTTGAGGTAGAAGGGTTGCAACCCGGACGTTGGTATTGGTATCGATTTCAAGCAGGGGATGCCGAAAGTCCAATTGGACGCACGCGCACCACTGCCGCGCTGAATGAGGCACTCGGACAACTAACTTTTGCTTTTGCTTCCTGTCAAGATTGGCAGAACGGTTATTATACGGCACATCAAAACTTAGCCAAGGAAGATGTGGAGCTAGTTGTCTTTCTAGGTGACTACATCTATGATGGCGGCTCCCGCACCGATAGCGTGCGATCGCACCGTACTCCCGCCGCTGTTAGCCTTGCCGATTATCGCAACCGCTACGCTTTATATAAAACCGATCCCAGCCTTCAAGCGGCTCATGCTGCCTTTCCTTGGATCGTGACTTGGGACGACCACGAGGTGCAAAATAACTATGCAGGCGATCGCTCTAGCTTCGGCGACTCGCCATCTGCTTTTGGGCGGCGGCGGGCGGCTGCTTACCAAGCGTATTACGAGCATATGCCCTTACGACGCGATCGCGTACCCCAAGGCTCTCGGTTGCAGCTCTATCGGCGCTTTACGTTTGGTGACTTAGCTGAATTCAATATTTTAGATACGCGCCAGTACCGGACTCAGCAGCCCTGCGGCGGCGGATTTAAATCTCGCTGTCAGGAAGCTTTCGCTGCTAACGCGACGATGATGGGACACCAGCAAGAACAATGGTTATTTCGAGGCTTAACTCGCTCCGCAGCACGGTGGAATATTCTGGCTCAACAAACCGTACTCGCTCAATTCGATGTCGATCCGCGCTCTCGTTCGGAGTTATTCAACCTCGATCAGTGGGACGGCTATGTCGAAGCGCGTCAGCGATTGCTAAAATTTCTAGCACAACGCCAACCTGCTAACCCTATCGTGATTACAGGCGACGTGCATTCCAGTTGGGTACACGACCTCAAACTTGACTTTAAAAATCCTAATTCCCCCACCGTTGGCACTGAGTTTGTCGGCACTTCTATCTCTTCCAATTTCCCCAAGCAGTTCATTCCGACTGCGACGATCGCGATGAGCAGAAACCCCCACACCAAATTTTTTAACGGAACTTATCGGGGGTACGTTCGATGCCACTTGACACGCGATCGCCTAGTAACCAACTATCGGATTGTCTCAACCATCCGGCAACCCGAAGCCAGTGTGAGAACGCTTGCTTCATTCGTCGTGGAGAACGGTGAATTAGGAGTGAGGAGCTAG